Genomic segment of Apium graveolens cultivar Ventura unplaced genomic scaffold, ASM990537v1 ctg8785, whole genome shotgun sequence:
GGGGGAGAGATGCCAGAGGCCACCCCAGCATCGATACATAGCGAGACACTAACCATCAGCTCGGAAACAACTACTGCCGTCAATGAAGCTAGTACTTCTGTATCTCAGACAAGGCCAGTTGCATCATCTTCTTTAGAAATTAAAGAAGCTGATAAACCATTGAGTGGGAAGAAAGTGCTGCTTGTAGAGGATGAGCCACTGCTTCAAAAAATTGCTACTACCATTCTTTCTATGCTTGGGGCAATTACTGAAGTATGCGCTAATGGGCAAGAGGCTGTGCTGACTGTCTGCGAAGCCCTTAATGGTCAAAGGGCATCTCATGTTTTGCCTT
This window contains:
- the LOC141705331 gene encoding putative histidine kinase 2, coding for MPEATPASIHSETLTISSETTTAVNEASTSVSQTRPVASSSLEIKEADKPLSGKKVLLVEDEPLLQKIATTILSMLGAITEVCANGQEAVLTVCEALNGQRASHVLPYDCIFMDCEMPVMNGIEATRRIREEEAKFKVHIPIFAVSAHTDGEEIRLMKDAGVDYNLSKPLNVARIEE